The following proteins are encoded in a genomic region of Neomonachus schauinslandi chromosome 7, ASM220157v2, whole genome shotgun sequence:
- the HNRNPA0 gene encoding heterogeneous nuclear ribonucleoprotein A0 gives MENSQLCKLFIGGLNVQTSESGLRGHFEAFGTLTDCVVVVNPQTKRSRCFGFVTYSNVEEADAAMAASPHAVDGNTVELKRAVSREDSARPGAHAKVKKLFVGGLKGDVAEGDLIEHFSQFGTVEKAEIIADKQSGKKRGFGFVYFQNHDAADKAAVVKFHPIQGHRVEVKKAVPKEDIHSGGGGGGSRSSRGGRGGRGRGGGRDQNGLSKGGGGGYNSYGGYGGGGGGGGGGGGYNAYGGGGGGSSYGGSDYGNGFGGFGSYSQHQSSYGPMKGGGGGGGGGSSWGGRSNSGPYRGGYGGGGGYGGSSF, from the coding sequence ATGGAGAATTCCCAGTTGTGTAAGCTGTTCATCGGCGGCCTCAATGTGCAGACGAGTGAGTCGGGCCTGCGCGGCCACTTTGAGGCCTTTGGGACTCTGACGGACTGCGTGGTGGTGGTGAACCCCCAGACCAAACGCTCCCGTTGTTTCGGCTTCGTGACCTACTCCAATGTGGAGGAGGCCGATGCCGCCATGGCCGCTTCGCCCCATGCCGTGGACGGCAACACGGTGGAGCTGAAGCGGGCGGTGTCCCGGGAGGATTCGGCGCGGCCCGGTGCCCACGCCAAGGTTAAGAAGCTCTTTGTCGGGGGCCTTAAGGGAGACGTGGCCGAGGGCGACCTGATCGAGCATTTTTCGCAGTTTGGCACAGTGGAAAAGGCCGAGATTATTGCCGACAAGCAGTCGGGCAAGAAGCGTGGCTTCGGCTTCGTGTATTTTCAGAATCACGACGCGGCCGACAAGGCCGCGGTTGTCAAGTTCCATCCGATCCAGGGCCATCGCGTGGAAGTGAAGAAGGCCGTCCCCAAGGAGGATATCCACTCCGGTGGGGGCGGAGGCGGTTCCCGGTCCTCCCGAGGCGGCCGAGGCGGCCGGGGTCGCGGCGGTGGTCGAGACCAGAACGGCCTTTCtaagggcggcggcggcggttaTAACAGCTACGGTGGTtacggcggcggcggtggcggcggcggcggcggcggcggctacAATGCCTACGGAGGCGGCGGAGGCGGTTCGTCCTACGGTGGAAGCGACTACGGTAACGGCTTCGGCGGCTTCGGCAGCTACAGCCAGCACCAGTCCTCTTATGGGCCCATgaagggcggcggcggcggcggtggcggtggcAGCAGCTGGGGCGGTCGTAGTAACAGTGGACCTTACAGAGGCGGCTATGGCGGTGGAGGTGGTTATGGAGGCAgctccttctaa
- the LOC110591216 gene encoding LOW QUALITY PROTEIN: serine/threonine/tyrosine-interacting protein-like (The sequence of the model RefSeq protein was modified relative to this genomic sequence to represent the inferred CDS: inserted 1 base in 1 codon), translating to MFLTPNKPGILTCKTLGITDIEFTARCMGDWGRLSEAENEWTYPMRQEMQEILPGLFLGPYSSAMKSKLPILQKYGIIHIICIRQNIEANFVKPXFQQLFRYLVLDIADNPVENIIHYFPMTKEFIDGSFQTGRKVLVRGNTGISSRAAFVIAFIMETFGMKYRDAYIQEGFCINPNAGFVHQLQEYEAIYLAKLTIQMMSPLQIERSLSVHSGPTGSLKRTHEEDDFGNMQVATAQNG from the exons ATGTTCCTGACCCCAAATAAACCTGGAATTCTTACATGTAAAACTCTAGGAATAACAGATATTGAATTTACAGCCAGATGCATGGGCGATTGGGGTAGATTATCAGAAGCAGAGAATG AATGGACCTACCCTATGAGACAAGAGATGCAGGAAATTTTACCTGGATTGTTTTTAGGTCCATATTCTTCTGCTATGAAAAGCAAGCTACCTATACTACAGAAATATGGAATAATCCATATAATATGCATAAGACAAAATATTGAAGCAAACTTTGTTAAAC ACTTTCAAcaattatttagatatttagtCTTGGATATTGCAGATAATCCAGttgaaaatataatacattattttcccATGACTAAAGAATTTATTGATGGAAGCTTCCAAACTGGAAGAAAAGTTCTTGTCCGTGGAAATACTGGGATCTCCAGCAGAGCTGCCTTTGTTATTGCATTCATTATGGAAACATTTGGAATGAAGTACAGAGATGCTTATATTCAAGAAGGGTTTTGTATTAATCCTAATGCTGGATTTGTCCATCAACTTCAGGAATATGAAGCCATCTACCTAGCAAAATTAACAATACAGATGATGTCACCACTCCAGATAGAAAGGTCATTATCTGTTCATTCTGGACCCACAGGCAGCTTGAAGAGAACACATGAAGAAGATGATTTTGGAAACATGCAAGTGGCGACTGCACAGAATGGCTGA